Proteins from one Mugil cephalus isolate CIBA_MC_2020 chromosome 15, CIBA_Mcephalus_1.1, whole genome shotgun sequence genomic window:
- the asl gene encoding argininosuccinate lyase, with protein MANAEGSKLWGGRFVGDTDPIMEKFNASIAYDQRMWDADIRGSKAYVKALEKAKLVSTEEMEQILHGMDQISDEWSKGVFVIRPGDEDIHTANERRLKELIGAPAGKLHTGRSRNDQVVTDMRLWLRDAITTLTDNALQLISSMVERAAAEIDVLFPGYTHMQRAQPIRWSHWILSHAVALCRDVDRLLEMKRRVNVLPLGSGAIAGTPLDIDRELLRQELAFDSISLNSMDATGQRDFVVEFLFWASLCLTHLSKMAEDLMLYSTKEFSFITLSDAYSTGSSLMPQKKNADSLELIRSKAGRVFGRCAGFMMTMKGLPSTYNKDLQEDKEAMFDCYDTVQAVLQVTTGVMSTLKIDQTVMEAALSPDMLATDLAYYLVRKGMPFREAHGVSGKAVFTAESKNIALNQLTVEDLSAVSPLFGSDISSVWDYRSSVEQYSAPGGTAKSSVAAQVEHLRNWLKKQAQ; from the exons ATGGCCAATGCAGAG GGCAGTAAACTGTGGGGAGGTCGTTTCGTGGGAGACACTGATCCTATCATGGAGAAGTTCAATGCATCCATCGCTTATGACCAGAGGATGTGGGATGCTGACATCCGAGGGAGCAAGGCTTATGTTAAAGCTCTGGAAAAGGCAAAGTTGGTCAGCACGGAGGAGATGGAGCAAATCTTACATGGGATGGATCAg ATTTCTGATGAGTGGTCCAAAGGGGTTTTTGTCATCAGGCCCGGGGATGAAGACATTCATACTGCCAATGAGCGCAGGCTAAAG GAACTGATTGGTGCACCTGCAGGGAAGCTCCACACTGGCAGAAGCAGAAACGATCAG GTGGTGACTGACATGAGGCTGTGGCTGCGAGATGCCATCACGACGCTGACAGACAACGCCCTGCAGCTGATATCCTCCATGGTGGAGCGGGCGGCGGC GGAGATCGACGTCCTCTTTCCGGGTTACACCCACATGCAGAGGGCTCAGCCGATCAGGTGGAGCCACTGGATTCTAAG TCACGCCGTTGCTCTGTGCAGAGACGTGGACCGACTtctggagatgaagagaagaGTGAACGTCCTGCCTCTTGGCAG tggtgCCATCGCTGGGACACCTCTTGATATTGACAGGGAGCTTCTGCGGCAAG AGTTGGCTTTTGACAGCATCAGTCTGAACAGCATGGACGCCACAGGCCAAAGAGACTTTGTTG tGGAGTTCTTGTTCTGGGCCTCGTTGTGTTTGACTCACCTGAGTAAGATGGCTGAGGACCTGATGCTGTACAGCACAAAAGAGTTCTCCTTCATCACGCTCTCTGACGCCTACAG CACAGGCAGCAGTCTGATGCCCCAGAAGAAGAATGCCGACAGTCTGGAGCTGATCAGGAGCAAAGCAGGTCGTGTCTTTGGCAGA tGTGCAGGGTTCATGATGACAATGAAGGGTTTGCCAAGCACCTACAACAAAGACCTGCAG GAGGATAAGGAGGCCATGTTTGACTGCTACGACACTGTCCAGGCTGTTCTGCAGGTTACTACTGGTGTCATGTCAACTCTCAAG atcGACCAGACTGTGATGGAAGCTGCCCTCAGTCCCGACATGTTGGCTACTGATCTGGCCTATTACCTTGTCAGAAAGGGA ATGCCGTTCAGAGAGGCCCACGGTGTTTCTGGTAAAGCTGTGTTTACAGCTGAATCCAAAAATATCGCACTGAATCAACTCACTGTGGAGGACCTGAGCGCTGTCAG CCCCCTGTTTGGAAGTGACATATCCTCAGTGTGGGACTACAGGAGCAGTGTGGAGCAGTATAGCGCCCCTGGTGGCACAGCTAAGAGTAGCGTCGCTGCGCAGGTGGAACACCTGAGGAACTGGCTGAAGAAACAGGCACAGTGA
- the ca4c gene encoding carbonic anhydrase IV c — protein MGFPLYLLTMIFLLSQSTAQWCYQNQYSCDDTCRDPSHWAAQFPSCGGLRQSPINIVTSKVHMNTALPPFDFIGHTNIINITVENKGHSAHFVLPQSVRLTGGALPGHYRAAQFHFHWGGNGRPGSEHTIDGERFPMEMHIVHIKEPYGSLAEAEHDMAGIALLAFLFEETTEDHPHLDSIIAALGRVQNNGNITVIPNIRLSDIIPASKDLHNYYRYVGSMTTPGCEQAVAWTVFHKTLSISSRQLDAIVKQCRFWTGQPMIDIFRPTQPLDGRVVYCSRASTSLTSVSHWWAGIFSAVLGTTGLIH, from the exons ATGGGTTTTCCTCTCTACCTCCTGACAAtgatttttctcctctctcagtCCACAg CTCAGTGGTGCTACCAGAACCAGTACTCCTGCGATGACACATGCAGAG ACCCGAGCCACTGGGCAGCTCAGTTCCCCAGCTGTGGAGGATTACGCCAGTCACCCATTAACATCGTCACCAGCAAAGTGCACATGAACACGGCCCTGCCGCCCTTCGACTTCATCGGCCAcaccaacatcatcaacatcaccGTGGAAAACAAAGGCCACTCGG CTCACTTTGTTCTGCCTCAGTCCGTCCGACTGACCGGTGGAGCTCTGCCGGGCCACTACAGAGCTGCACAGTTTCACTTCCACTGGGGAGGGAACGGGAGACCGGGGTCAGAGCACACCATCGACGGAGAGAGGTTCCCCATGGAG ATGCACATTGTGCACATCAAGGAACCATACGGATCTCTGGCCGAGGCTGAGCATGACATGGCGGGTATAGCGCTGCTTGCCTTCCTGTTTGAG GAAACAACCGAGGATCATCCTCATTTGGACTCAATAATAGCCGCTTTGGGCCGAGTGCAAAACAACG GCAACATCACCGTGATCCCGAACATTCGCCTCAGTGACATTATCCCAGCATCCAAGGACCTTCACAATTACTACCGCTACGTGGGCTCCATGACGACTCCGGGATGTGAGCAGGCCGTCGCCTGGACCGTGTTTCACAAGACTCTGTCGATCAGTAGTCGACAG CTGGATGCGATAGTGAAGCAGTGCCGATTCTGGACAGGACAGCCCATGATTGACATCTTCAGACCGACACAGCCTCTGGACGGCAGAGTCGTGTACTGCTCCAGGGCGAGTACGTCTCTGACGAGCGTGAGCCACTGGTGGGCTGGTATTTTCTCAGCTGTACTTGGGACAACAGGTCTGATTCACTGA